In the genome of Thermosphaera aggregans DSM 11486, one region contains:
- the rpoA2 gene encoding DNA-directed RNA polymerase subunit A'': MSSLKPLSKSDIEKILKEKLEKYVSPQVYNEVRDRLTELANKTELYENEVEAIVTEVIRRYRSSMIEPGEAVGTVAAQSLGEPSTQMTLRVFHYAGLREYNVTLGLPRLIEIVDARKKPETPITEIYLDDEHKYDEEKAKELARTIETTLLENIAKGISIELTDVTIELDQEMLSDKGITVETVIEALKSLNIGEVEWSEDNPLVIRIRFEEEVDYVKTEKIRQKILSTKLKGVRGIKKVIIQKRGNEYVLIAEGSNLEELMRIPGIDHKRLYTNNVFEIERVLGIEAARAAIIKEIKNVLDDQGLDVDIRHIILLADIMTWTGHIRQVGRMGVAGEKQSVLARATFEMTVQKLLEAAAMGESDRLYGITENIIMGQVIPVGTGMVQIYMFPTLIKPEAGEKKEGSEQ; encoded by the coding sequence GTGAGCTCCTTGAAACCCCTCTCTAAGAGCGATATTGAGAAAATACTGAAGGAGAAGCTTGAGAAATACGTGAGCCCACAGGTTTACAACGAGGTTAGGGACAGGCTCACCGAATTGGCGAACAAGACAGAGCTGTATGAGAACGAGGTCGAAGCAATAGTGACAGAGGTAATTAGAAGGTACAGGTCCTCCATGATCGAGCCAGGCGAGGCAGTCGGCACAGTCGCCGCCCAGAGCCTTGGAGAGCCTTCAACCCAGATGACTCTCAGGGTCTTCCACTACGCTGGTCTCAGAGAGTACAACGTCACCCTGGGACTGCCCAGGCTCATAGAGATAGTTGATGCTAGAAAGAAGCCTGAGACGCCTATCACGGAAATATACCTTGATGACGAACACAAGTATGATGAGGAGAAGGCGAAGGAGTTGGCGAGAACCATTGAGACAACGCTCTTAGAGAATATTGCTAAAGGGATAAGCATAGAGCTCACGGATGTTACAATTGAGCTCGACCAGGAGATGTTGTCGGATAAGGGGATAACTGTTGAAACAGTGATTGAAGCATTAAAATCGCTGAATATTGGAGAGGTGGAGTGGAGCGAGGATAATCCACTAGTTATCAGGATAAGGTTTGAGGAAGAGGTCGACTATGTCAAAACCGAAAAGATAAGGCAGAAAATACTGTCAACCAAGCTGAAGGGCGTCAGAGGAATCAAGAAGGTTATCATCCAGAAGAGGGGAAACGAGTACGTGCTAATAGCTGAGGGAAGCAATCTCGAAGAGCTAATGAGAATCCCGGGCATAGATCACAAGCGATTGTACACTAACAACGTGTTCGAGATTGAACGAGTGCTCGGTATTGAAGCGGCTAGGGCTGCAATCATCAAGGAGATTAAGAACGTACTGGATGATCAAGGACTAGACGTTGACATCAGGCACATAATACTGCTAGCCGACATCATGACTTGGACAGGGCACATAAGACAGGTGGGAAGAATGGGCGTAGCCGGCGAAAAGCAGAGCGTCCTGGCAAGGGCTACGTTCGAGATGACCGTTCAGAAACTACTAGAGGCTGCTGCAATGGGCGAGTCGGACAGACTGTACGGCATCACCGAAAATATTATAATGGGGCAAGTCATTCCTGTAGGAACAGGAATGGTTCAGATTTATATGTTCCCAACATTGATAAAACCAGAAGCCGGTGAGAAGAAAGAGGGGAGCGAGCAATGA